One Panicum virgatum strain AP13 chromosome 9K, P.virgatum_v5, whole genome shotgun sequence genomic region harbors:
- the LOC120650311 gene encoding auxin-responsive protein IAA30-like isoform X2: MAGLGYEETELRLGLPGGGSDATGDAAAARKRCFEETIDLKLKLEQPASSPAARVEKEAEEDGEAEEEAVAAADVVAAASPAASATGGAGGNNMKRSPSQSSVVTADDDAQPDPEKPRAPKAQAVGWPPVRSSRKNIFSVQKTGGGKDDDGKSGAGAAAAFVKVSMDGAPYLRKVDLRMYGSYQELSKALEKMFSSFTIGSCGGSQGMQGMNESKLADLLSGSEYVPTYEDKDGDWMLVGDVPWEMFVESCKRLRIMKGSEAVGLAPRAMEKCKNSC; this comes from the exons ATGGCAGGCCTCGGGTACGAGGAGACCGAGCTCCGGCTCGGCCTGCCCGGCGGCGGGAGCGACGCCACCGGggacgccgcggccgcgaggAAGCGGTGCTTCGAGGAGACCATCGACCTCAAGCTGAAGCTGGAACAGCCGGCGTCGTCGCCCGCGGCGCGCGTCGAGAAGGAAGCAGAGGAGGACGgtgaggccgaggaggaggcggtggcggcggccgatgTCGTCGCGGCCGCGTCGCCGGCAGCGTCCGCCACCGGCGGAGCTGGAGGTAACAATATGAAGAGGTCGCCGAGCCAGAGCAGCGTGGTCaccgccgacgacgacgcgcaGCCGGACCCTGAGAAGCCTCGCGCGCCCAA GGCGCAGGCGGTGGGGTGGCCGCCCGTCCGGTCGTCCCGCAAGAACATCTTCTCCGTGCAGAaaaccggcggcggcaaggacgacgacggcaagtccggcgccggcgcggcggcggcgttcgtgAAGGTGAGCATGGACGGCGCGCCGTACCTGCGCAAGGTGGACCTGAGGATGTACGGGAGCTACCAGGAGCTGTCCAAGGCGCTCGAGAAGATGTTCAGCTCCTTCACCATCG GCAGCTGCGGCGGGTCCCAGGGGATGCAGGGTATGAACGAGTCCAAGCTGGCGGACCTGCTCAGCGGCTCCGAGTACGTGCCCACCTACGAGGACAAGGACGGCGACTGGATGCTCGTCGGCGACGTGCCCTGGGA GATGTTCGTGGAGTCGTGCAAGCGCCTCCGGATCATGAAAGGATCGGAAGCCGTCGGCCTCG CGCCGAGGGCGATGGAGAAGTGCAAGAACAGTTGCTGA
- the LOC120650311 gene encoding auxin-responsive protein IAA30-like isoform X1, with protein MAGLGYEETELRLGLPGGGSDATGDAAAARKRCFEETIDLKLKLEQPASSPAARVEKEAEEDGEAEEEAVAAADVVAAASPAASATGGAGGNNMKRSPSQSSVVTADDDAQPDPEKPRAPKNCVDHERVCDLSDGARRAQAVGWPPVRSSRKNIFSVQKTGGGKDDDGKSGAGAAAAFVKVSMDGAPYLRKVDLRMYGSYQELSKALEKMFSSFTIGSCGGSQGMQGMNESKLADLLSGSEYVPTYEDKDGDWMLVGDVPWEMFVESCKRLRIMKGSEAVGLAPRAMEKCKNSC; from the exons ATGGCAGGCCTCGGGTACGAGGAGACCGAGCTCCGGCTCGGCCTGCCCGGCGGCGGGAGCGACGCCACCGGggacgccgcggccgcgaggAAGCGGTGCTTCGAGGAGACCATCGACCTCAAGCTGAAGCTGGAACAGCCGGCGTCGTCGCCCGCGGCGCGCGTCGAGAAGGAAGCAGAGGAGGACGgtgaggccgaggaggaggcggtggcggcggccgatgTCGTCGCGGCCGCGTCGCCGGCAGCGTCCGCCACCGGCGGAGCTGGAGGTAACAATATGAAGAGGTCGCCGAGCCAGAGCAGCGTGGTCaccgccgacgacgacgcgcaGCCGGACCCTGAGAAGCCTCGCGCGCCCAA AAACTGTGTGGATCATGAACGCGTTTGTGATCTGTCTGATGGCGCTCGCAGGGCGCAGGCGGTGGGGTGGCCGCCCGTCCGGTCGTCCCGCAAGAACATCTTCTCCGTGCAGAaaaccggcggcggcaaggacgacgacggcaagtccggcgccggcgcggcggcggcgttcgtgAAGGTGAGCATGGACGGCGCGCCGTACCTGCGCAAGGTGGACCTGAGGATGTACGGGAGCTACCAGGAGCTGTCCAAGGCGCTCGAGAAGATGTTCAGCTCCTTCACCATCG GCAGCTGCGGCGGGTCCCAGGGGATGCAGGGTATGAACGAGTCCAAGCTGGCGGACCTGCTCAGCGGCTCCGAGTACGTGCCCACCTACGAGGACAAGGACGGCGACTGGATGCTCGTCGGCGACGTGCCCTGGGA GATGTTCGTGGAGTCGTGCAAGCGCCTCCGGATCATGAAAGGATCGGAAGCCGTCGGCCTCG CGCCGAGGGCGATGGAGAAGTGCAAGAACAGTTGCTGA